The Flavobacterium faecale genomic sequence GAGCATTGGAGCTTTTTGACTTGATAGATGAAGATAGTGCTACGGGCAAATTTGAGCTTGATGTTCAAATTGCAAAAATCGGTTCGGTTGAATAAGGATTTTTAATAGTATAAAAAATGCTCTTATGGTTGTAAAACTATAAGAGCATTTTTTTTGTGCTATTGTTTTTTGATGAGTTTTTTGCAGCTATCAACATCTGCTTTTTCTACCCAAAGATTTTCGGGTTGGAAAAACATAATAGGAGCAGCTTTGCAGCGATTGGAACATTCCATTTTAAAGATTTCGATCTTCTCCTCTTT encodes the following:
- a CDS encoding (2Fe-2S) ferredoxin domain-containing protein, translated to MSKIAFPSKAVFMCNGSKCGKHKEVKKYIKQLNKENDKEEKIEIFKMECSNRCKAAPIMFFQPENLWVEKADVDSCKKLIKKQ